A window from Pararge aegeria chromosome 6, ilParAegt1.1, whole genome shotgun sequence encodes these proteins:
- the LOC120624429 gene encoding mitochondrial E3 ubiquitin protein ligase 1 has protein sequence MDFFSEIISETVILGIDSLILGFCVKQLTKCKHILNALQSAPVLDIDSTLNKEINKYPSHAIPYVVIRGLVKPLGNPITSNYNQSVTGVIQRLTIKEHVIARTSAGFWSDQTRTIHEVCNSTPFVLSNGKYNIEVVDALAAELLDLDVISDKFEPMSPGVIDHVWGFFSGVRQRGLQTMEEMLRDGSYITAIGELSGTSAGLKIQPPRDGLPLYLTTATKSSLLKRLASSRDFLRILMVVFGTVAALASGRIVYKYLKKRRRREAEDLMKKQLAAGRRERRAHTRDKNLSEVQLCVVCTENPKEIILLPCGHVCLCEDCSENIRDKCPICRERIDSRAPAFIT, from the exons ATGGATTTCTTTTCAGAGATCATCAGCGAAACCGTTATACTCGGCATAGATTCTCTGATATTGGGATTTTGTGTTAAACAGCTGActaaatgtaaacatatattgaATGCTTTACAG TCCGCACCAGTATTAGACATAGACTCAACATTAAACAAGGAAATCAATAAATACCCCAGTCATGCAATCCCATATGTGGTGATCCGAGGCCTGGTGAAGCCACTGGGTAATCCTATCACCAGCAACTATAATCAGTCCGTAACAGGAGTAATTCAGAG GCTGACAATAAAAGAGCATGTAATAGCTAGAACATCAGCTGGGTTTTGGTCAGATCAGACTCGCACAATACATGAAGTGTGCAATTCAACTCCATTTGTTCTCAGCAATGGCAAATATAACATTGAAGTTGTAGATGCATTAGCAGCAGAATTGTTAG aTCTGGATGTTATATCAGACAAATTCGAGCCCATGTCGCCGGGTGTCATAGACCACGTGTGGGGCTTTTTCTCTGGGGTGCGACAGCGCGGCCTTCAGACCATGGAGGAGATGTTACGGGACGGCTCCTACATCACCGCTATAGGGGAGTTAAGCGGGACCAGCGCTGGCCTCAAGATCCAGCCGCCCAGGGATGGGTTGCCGCTTTATTTGACGACAGCTACTAAATCTAGTTTATTGAAGAGGCTTGCGAGTTCACGGGATTTCTTGAG AATCCTCATGGTAGTTTTCGGCACGGTGGCCGCGCTGGCCTCCGGGCGCATAGTGTACAAGTATCTCAAGAAGCGCCGGCGCCGCGAGGCCGAGGATTTGATGAAGAAACAGCTCGCGGCGGGCCGCAGAGAGCGGCGCGCGCACACCAGGGACAAAAACCTCAGCGAAGTGCAGCTGTGTGTCGTGTGCACTGAGAACCCCAAAGAG ATAATTCTCCTGCCATGCGGGCACGTTTGTCTCTGCGAGGACTGCTCGGAGAACATCCGGGACAAGTGCCCCATCTGCCGGGAGCGGATAGACTCCCGGGCGCCCGCTTTCATCACGTAG